From one Coffea eugenioides isolate CCC68of chromosome 11, Ceug_1.0, whole genome shotgun sequence genomic stretch:
- the LOC113753900 gene encoding protein NSP-INTERACTING KINASE 1-like, with the protein MEVGKEASVFCYVVLFSFLACSNAWLSPDGVNPEVAALMDIKDLLKDPHGVLNWDRNAVDPCSWSMITCSRDTFVIALAAPSQSLSGLISPSIRNLTHLQTLLLQNNNLSGPIPSELGRLPKLQTIDISDNLLTGEIPPSLAQLKSLQYLRVNNNSLTGAIPLSLMNMTQLTFLDFSFNNLSGPVPKLPAKTFNILGNPMICPTGKEPECNGTAPMPLSLPLNNSQSLQPAVKPKSNRVALAFGTSLGCICLLIIGFGFFLWWRQKHSQQIFFDVNEQHHEEVCLGNLRRFQFRELQVATNNFSSKNILGKGGFGNVYKGYLQDGTIVAVKRLKDGNAIGGDIQFQTEVEMISLAVHRNLLRLYGFCITPTERLLVYPFMSNGSVASRLKAKPPLDWGTRKRIALGAARGLLYLHEQCDPKIIHRDVKAANILLDDYCEAVVGDFGLAKLLDHRDSHVTTAVRGTVGHIAPEYLSTGQSSEKTDVFGFGILLLELITGQRALEFGKAANQKGAMLDWVKKIHQEKKLELLVDKDLKNTYDRIELEEMAQVALLCTQYLPSHRPKMSEVVRMLEGDGLAEKWEASQRAEATRCRANEFSSSERYSDLTDDSSLLVQAMELSGPR; encoded by the exons atggaagtgggaaaagaAGCTTCTGTTTTTTGTTATGTCGTTTTATTCAGCTTCTTGGCTTGTTCAAACGCTTGGCTTTCTCCTGACGGTGTTAATCCAGAAG TGGCTGCTTTGATGGATATTAAGGACCTTCTGAAAGATCCTCACGGTGTTCTAAACTGGGATAGAAATGCAGTTGATCCATGCAGCTGGTCTATGATTACCTGTTCACGTGATACTTTTGTCATTGCCCT AGCAGCTCCAAGCCAAAGTTTGTCTGGCTTGATTTCTCCTAGCATCAGGAACTTAACCCACCTTCAGACTCT GCTTCTGCAGAACAACAACTTATCAGGACCTATCCCCTCTGAGCTGGGAAGGCTCCCAAAACTTCAGACAATTGATATTTCTGATAATCTGCTCACTGGGGAAATTCCTCCTTCTCTAGCTCAACTGAAAAGTCTCCAATACCT GAGGGTAAACAATAACAGTCTCACAGGAGCTATTCCTTTGTCATTGATGAATATGACTCAGCTGACATTTCT AGACTTTTCTTTCAATAATTTGAGTGGTCCTGTACCAAAGCTGCCTGCTAAAACATTCAA CATTTTGGGAAATCCAATGATATGTCCAACTGGGAAGGAGCCAGAATGCAATGGGACAGCTCCGATGCCTCTATCCTTGCCTTTAAATAACTCCCAAA GTCTTCAGCCTGCAGTTAAACCTAAAAGTAACAGAGTTGCCTTAGCCTTTGGAACAAGTCTTGGATGCATCTGCCTGCTAATTATTGGATTTGGTTTCTTTCTGTGGTGGAGACAAAAGCACAGTCAGCAGATATTCTTTGATGTTAATG AACAACACCATGAAGAAGTGTGCCTAGGAAACTTGAGGAGATTCCAATTTAGAGAACTTCAGGTGGCCACAAACAACTTCAGCAGCAAAAACATTCTTGGAAAAGGTGGTTTCGGGAATGTCTACAAAGGCTATCTCCAAGATGGAACAATTGTAGCAGTCAAAAGGCTAAAAGATGGCAATGCCATTGGTGGAGATATTCAATTCCAGACTGAAGTTGAGATGATTAGCCTTGCAGTTCATAGGAACTTGCTCCGACTCTACGGATTTTGCATAACACCAACTGAAAGACTCCTGGTGTATCCCTTCATGTCTAATGGAAGTGTTGCCTCACGTCTTAAAG CCAAACCGCCCTTGGATTGGGGTACAAGGAAAAGAATTGCACTGGGTGCTGCAAGGGGATTGCTGTACCTGCATGAGCAATGCGATCCCAAGATTATTCACAGAGATGTGAAGGCTGCAAACATATTGCTGGATGATTACTGTGAGGCAGTTGTAGGAGACTTTGGACTGGCAAAGCTCTTGGACCATCGCGACTCACACGTCACAACAGCTGTAAGGGGCACAGTAGGGCATATAGCTCCTGAATATCTCTCGACAGGCCAGTCATCAGAGAAAACAGATGTCTTTGGGTTTGGAATTCTTCTGTTAGAATTGATCACCGGACAGAGGGCTTTAGAATTCGGCAAAGCAGCAAATCAGAAAGGAGCAATGCTGGATTGG GTtaaaaaaattcaccaagaaaaGAAGCTTGAGTTGCTAGTTGACAAGGACCTGAAAAACACCTATGACAGGATTGAGCTAGAGGAAATGGCACAAGTGGCTTTATTGTGCACCCAATATCTTCCTAGCCACAGACCTAAAATGTCTGAAGTGGTTCGGATGCTAGAAGGCGATGGACTTGCGGAAAAGTGGGAAGCCTCTCAAAGAGCTGAGGCTACAAGATGCAGAGCCAATGAATTCTCATCTTCTGAAAGATATTCTGATCTAACAGATGACTCTTCATTGCTTGTCCAAGCAATGGAACTCTCGGGACCCAGGTGA
- the LOC113753531 gene encoding F-box/FBD/LRR-repeat protein At1g13570 isoform X1, with the protein MDNDLREDLISDLPQSIIETILTKLPIRDAVRTCALSSKWRYKWTTITDLVFNDKCVSSCYDRPILENKLVSFITHFLFLHDGPIHKFALSTSFLQSSPDIDQWLLFLSRRGIRNLSIELGEGEWFRAPSCLFTCSKLTHLELVRCELDPPPKFKGFLCLKYLNLQQILMPPDDIEYLISSCPLLESLTLSYFDGLELALHAPNLKYLILEGEFMDICLENTPRLIAVSIAMYITDDIAEHFEQSSSCNFDKFLGGVPCLERLVGQIYFTKYLSIGIDSGSTPIKYHHLKIIELYQVNFEDLNEVLAVLRLIVSSPNLKELHIAGPSNTAAAVVGSDLGFWEKECPTDYMFDQLKTVKITEVSGTLHEMGFIKFLLEHAPVLKVMTITPSAYVTEGRLSMLVNLVRFRRASAQAEVIFVQEQP; encoded by the exons ATGGATAATGATCTGAGGGAGGATTTGATTAGTGATCTGCCTCAAAGCATCATAGAAACTATCCTGACAAAGCTTCCAATAAGGGACGCTGTCAGGACATGTGCATTGTCAAGCAAATGGAGGTATAAATGGACTACCATCACAGATCTTGTATTTAATGATAAATGTGTGAGCTCTTGTTATGACAGACCCATTTTGGAGAACAAACTTGTGAGTTTCatcacccattttctttttcttcatgaTGGACCTATTCACAAGTTTGCATTATCTACTTCATTCTTGCAAAGTTCCCCTGATATAGATCAGTGGCTGCTTTTTCTTTCAAGAAGGGGTATTAGGAACTTAAGCATTGAATTAGGTGAAGGTGAGTGGTTTAGGGCACCCTCTTGTCTTTTTACGTGTTCAAAATTGACTCATTTGGAGCTTGTGAGGTGTGAATTGGACCCTCCACCAAAATTTAAGGGCTTCTTGTGTCTGAAGTATCTTAATCTTCAACAAATTCTCATGCCTCCGGATGATATTGAGTATCTCATTTCAAGTTGCCCACTGCTTGAGAGTTTGACATTGTCGTACTTTGATGGTTTGGAGCTCGCTCTGCATGCTCCAAATCTGAAGTACTTGATCTTGGAGGGTGAGTTCATGGATATTTGCCTTGAGAACACCCCACGCTTGATAGCCGTGTCTATTGCTATGTACATTACTGATGATATAGCCGAACACTTTGAACAAAGTTCAAGCTGCAATTTTGATAAGTTTCTTGGTGGTGTTCCATGTCTTGAAAGACTTGTTGGGCAAATATACTTCACAAAG TATCTCAGCATAGGAATCGACAGTGGAAGCACTCCAATTAAGTATCACCATCttaaaattattgaattgtatCAAGTAAACTTTGAAGACCTGAATGAAGTACTCGCTGTACTTCGTCTGATTGTGAGCTCCCCAAATCTAAAAGAGCTTCATATTGCG GGTCCCTCAAACACAGCAGCTGCTGTAGTTGGTTCTGATTTGGGTTTTTGGGAGAAAGAATGTCCAACTGATTACATGTTCGATCAGCTCAAAACTGTGAAGATAACTGAGGTGTCTGGGACGCTGCATGAAATGGGGTTCATCAAGTTTTTGTTGGAGCATGCACCTGTACTCAAA GTGATGACTATCACACCCAGTGCTTACGTTACGGAAGGAAGATTGAGTATGTTGGTTAACTTGGTGAGGTTTAGACGGGCTTCTGCACAAGCTGAAGTCATATTTGTACAAGAACAACCATAA
- the LOC113753531 gene encoding F-box/FBD/LRR-repeat protein At1g13570 isoform X2 — protein MDNDLREDLISDLPQSIIETILTKLPIRDAVRTCALSSKWRYKWTTITDLVFNDKCVSSCYDRPILENKLVSFITHFLFLHDGPIHKFALSTSFLQSSPDIDQWLLFLSRRGIRNLSIELGEGEWFRAPSCLFTCSKLTHLELVRCELDPPPKFKGFLCLKYLNLQQILMPPDDIEYLISSCPLLESLTLSYFDGLELALHAPNLKYLILEGEFMDICLENTPRLIAVSIAMYITDDIAEHFEQSSSCNFDKFLGGVPCLERLVGQIYFTKYLSIGIDSGSTPIKYHHLKIIELYQVNFEDLNEVLAVLRLIVSSPNLKELHIAGPSNTAAAVVGSDLGFWEKECPTDYMFDQLKTVKITEVSGTLHEMGFIKFLLEHAPVLKVMTITPSAYVTEGRLSMLVNLVRFRRASAQAEVIFVQEQP, from the exons ATGGATAATGATCTGAGGGAGGATTTGATTAGTGATCTGCCTCAAAGCATCATAGAAACTATCCTGACAAAGCTTCCAATAAGGGACGCTGTCAGGACATGTGCATTGTCAAGCAAATGGAGGTATAAATGGACTACCATCACAGATCTTGTATTTAATGATAAATGTGTGAGCTCTTGTTATGACAGACCCATTTTGGAGAACAAACTTGTGAGTTTCatcacccattttctttttcttcatgaTGGACCTATTCACAAGTTTGCATTATCTACTTCATTCTTGCAAAGTTCCCCTGATATAGATCAGTGGCTGCTTTTTCTTTCAAGAAGGGGTATTAGGAACTTAAGCATTGAATTAGGTGAAGGTGAGTGGTTTAGGGCACCCTCTTGTCTTTTTACGTGTTCAAAATTGACTCATTTGGAGCTTGTGAGGTGTGAATTGGACCCTCCACCAAAATTTAAGGGCTTCTTGTGTCTGAAGTATCTTAATCTTCAACAAATTCTCATGCCTCCGGATGATATTGAGTATCTCATTTCAAGTTGCCCACTGCTTGAGAGTTTGACATTGTCGTACTTTGATGGTTTGGAGCTCGCTCTGCATGCTCCAAATCTGAAGTACTTGATCTTGGAGGGTGAGTTCATGGATATTTGCCTTGAGAACACCCCACGCTTGATAGCCGTGTCTATTGCTATGTACATTACTGATGATATAGCCGAACACTTTGAACAAAGTTCAAGCTGCAATTTTGATAAGTTTCTTGGTGGTGTTCCATGTCTTGAAAGACTTGTTGGGCAAATATACTTCACAAAG TATCTCAGCATAGGAATCGACAGTGGAAGCACTCCAATTAAGTATCACCATCttaaaattattgaattgtatCAAGTAAACTTTGAAGACCTGAATGAAGTACTCGCTGTACTTCGTCTGATTGTGAGCTCCCCAAATCTAAAAGAGCTTCATATTGCG GGTCCCTCAAACACAGCAGCTGCTGTAGTTGGTTCTGATTTGGGTTTTTGGGAGAAAGAATGTCCAACTGATTACATGTTCGATCAGCTCAAAACTGTGAAGATAACTGAGGTGTCTGGGACGCTGCATGAAATGGGGTTCATCAAGTTTTTGTTGGAGCATGCACCTGTACTCAAAGTGATGACTATCACACCCAGTGCTTACGTTACGGAAGGAAGATTGAGTATGTTGGTTAACTTGGTGAGGTTTAGACGGGCTTCTGCACAAGCTGAAGTCATATTTGTACAAGAACAACCATAA